The following are from one region of the Syngnathus acus chromosome 10, fSynAcu1.2, whole genome shotgun sequence genome:
- the LOC119128426 gene encoding MRN complex-interacting protein isoform X1 has translation MSQTFHVVKCFRCDCFQVHQVKKVKKWTCKLCGVMQFLLKEFGRGGAADCRRHVQKLNATRGAMLEERDVRSLRKQPEGERRSEGQQDEQVHPQVSRWSKYVVTPEDDDDDQDVLSKDTQCFRDNILTDRKMQREDVPQARSTATPGPLSNASTRNAKRLLSFASAPASSLGCDTSGLNGAVTWRPKPLLPASSRFDSGDDFDVSF, from the exons ATGTCTCAAACGTTTCACGTGGTTAAATGTTTCCGCTGCGACTGCTTCCAGGTGCACCAA GTGAAGAAGGTGAAAAAGTGGACGTGTAAACTCTGCGGGGTGATGCAATTTTTGCTCAAG GAATTCGGCAGAGGCGGCGCAGCAGACTGCAGACGGCACGTTCAGAAGCTGAACGCCACCAGGGGCGCCATGTTGGAAGAACGAGATGTCCGGTCGCTAAG GAAGCAGCCAGAAGGGGAAAGAAGAAGCGAAGGCCAGCAAGATGAACAA GTCCATCCACAGGTGAGCCGCTGGAGCAAATACGTAGTCACACCtgaggacgacgacgacgaccaAGATGTACTTTCAAAGGACACGCAATGTTTCCGAGACAACATCTTGACCGACAG AAAGATGCAGCGTGAAGATGTACCTCAGGCGAGGTCAACTGCTACTCCTGGCCCGTTGAGCAACGCCAGCACGCGCAATGCTAAGCgacttttgtcttttgcttCGGCGCCAGCGTCGTCACTGGGATGCGACACCTCCGGCCTCAACGGCGCCGTCACTTGGCGGCCCAAACCCTTGTTGCCTGCCTCCTCCAGGTTTGACAGCGGAGATGACTTTGACGTGAGCTTCTGA
- the LOC119128426 gene encoding MRN complex-interacting protein isoform X2 codes for MSQTFHVVKCFRCDCFQVHQVKKVKKWTCKLCGVMQFLLKEFGRGGAADCRRHVQKLNATRGAMLEERDVRSLRKQPEGERRSEGQQDEQVHPQVSRWSKYVVTPEDDDDDQDVLSKDTQCFRDNILTDRKMQREDVPQV; via the exons ATGTCTCAAACGTTTCACGTGGTTAAATGTTTCCGCTGCGACTGCTTCCAGGTGCACCAA GTGAAGAAGGTGAAAAAGTGGACGTGTAAACTCTGCGGGGTGATGCAATTTTTGCTCAAG GAATTCGGCAGAGGCGGCGCAGCAGACTGCAGACGGCACGTTCAGAAGCTGAACGCCACCAGGGGCGCCATGTTGGAAGAACGAGATGTCCGGTCGCTAAG GAAGCAGCCAGAAGGGGAAAGAAGAAGCGAAGGCCAGCAAGATGAACAA GTCCATCCACAGGTGAGCCGCTGGAGCAAATACGTAGTCACACCtgaggacgacgacgacgaccaAGATGTACTTTCAAAGGACACGCAATGTTTCCGAGACAACATCTTGACCGACAG AAAGATGCAGCGTGAAGATGTACCTCAG GTTTGA
- the sqstm1 gene encoding sequestosome-1 isoform X5, with translation MSVTVKAYLLGKEESVREIRRFLVPRSEVQNFEHLCDKTCQMFSGLKKGAFNMYYKDCEEDLVAFSSDDELSMGMACLKDDVFRVFIKEKKEHRRDFPVHAFPPGAFVAAAGPPPPPPHVGAVHAVTCDGCEGPVAGVRFKCSVCPDYDLCSACQVQGKHTEHPLLPIWHPLQALLPRGKLVKKMRHCSKNQKCARGGAPAGIDVDIDVEHQGQRTKVSNQDQGDVEVGGAEGDARPRKASADTTKEFDEEWTHVTCKEVDPSSGELQSLLQNDKLDHDEKPNGDQNPKGDQNVKGNQKLNVPVVVQKDPSGLKVAALYPHLPPEADPRLVESLSHMLSMGFTDEGGWLTRLLQAKDFDIGAALDAIQYAKKPRPPPH, from the exons ATGTCGGTGACGGTGAAGGCTTACCTTCTGGGGAAAGAGGAGTCGGTTCGGGAGATTCGTCGCTTCCTGGTGCCGCGTTCTGAGGTCCAAAACTTCGAACATCTGTGCGACAAAACTTGTCAGATGTTCTCCGGACTTAAGAAGGGTGCTTTCAACATGTACTATAAAG ACTGCGAAGAAGACCTGGTGGCCTTCTCCTCGGATGACGAGCTCTCCATGGGCATGGCCTGCTTGAAGGATGACGTCTTCAGGGTTTTCATCAAAG AGAAGAAGGAGCACCGCCGTGACTTTCCAGTTCACGCCTTTCCACCGGGCGCCTttgtggcggcggcgggcccgCCCCCTCCACCACCTCACGTGGGGGCTGTGCACGCCGTGACGTGCGACGGCTGCGAGGGGCCGGTGGCGGGCGTCCGCTTCAAGTGCAGCGTGTGTCCCGACTACGACCTTTGCTCGGCTTGTCAGGTGCAAGGGAAGCACACCGAGCACCCCCTGCTGCCCATCTGGCACCCCCTGCAG GCACTGTTACCACGAGGAAAGCTGGTGAAGAAGATGCGCCACTGCAGCAAGAACCAGAAGTGTGCTAGAGGTGGCGCCCCCGCTG GCATCGATGTGGACATCGACGTGGAGCACCAGGGCCAGAGGACCAAAGTGAGCAATCAGGATCAAGGGGACGTGGAGGTTGGCGGAGCTGAGGGCGACGCTCGGCCCAGAAAG GCTTCAGCCGACACCACCAAAGAGTTTGACGAAGAGTGGACTCATGTCACGTGCAAGGAAGTGGACCCTTCCAGTGGAGAACTGCAGTCCTTGCTGCAGAACGACAAACTGGACCACGACGAGAAACCGAATGGGGACCAGAACCCAAAGGGGGACCAGAATGTCAAGGGGAACCAGAAGCTGAATGTTCCTGTAGTGGTCCAGAAGGATCCGTCAGGCTTGAAGGTGGCGGCTCTGTACCCTCACCTTCCTCCAG aggCAGATCCCCGCTTGGTGGAGTCTCTGAGTCACATGTTGTCCATGGGGTTCACCGACGAGGGCGGCTGGCTGACCCGCCTCCTGCAGGCTAAAGATTTTGACATCGGTGCCGCCCTGGACGCCATCCAGTACGCCAAGAAGCCCCGCCCTCCCCCGCACTGA
- the sqstm1 gene encoding sequestosome-1 isoform X4, which produces MSVTVKAYLLGKEESVREIRRFLVPRSEVQNFEHLCDKTCQMFSGLKKGAFNMYYKDCEEDLVAFSSDDELSMGMACLKDDVFRVFIKEKKEHRRDFPVHAFPPGAFVAAAGPPPPPPHVGAVHAVTCDGCEGPVAGVRFKCSVCPDYDLCSACQVQGKHTEHPLLPIWHPLQALLPRGKLVKKMRHCSKNQKCARGGAPAGLSFLKNVGEEVAAMLSPLGIDVDIDVEHQGQRTKVSNQDQGDVEVGGAEGDARPRKASADTTKEFDEEWTHVTCKEVDPSSGELQSLLQNDKLDHDEKPNGDQNPKGDQNVKGNQKLNVPVVVQKDPSGLKVAALYPHLPPEADPRLVESLSHMLSMGFTDEGGWLTRLLQAKDFDIGAALDAIQYAKKPRPPPH; this is translated from the exons ATGTCGGTGACGGTGAAGGCTTACCTTCTGGGGAAAGAGGAGTCGGTTCGGGAGATTCGTCGCTTCCTGGTGCCGCGTTCTGAGGTCCAAAACTTCGAACATCTGTGCGACAAAACTTGTCAGATGTTCTCCGGACTTAAGAAGGGTGCTTTCAACATGTACTATAAAG ACTGCGAAGAAGACCTGGTGGCCTTCTCCTCGGATGACGAGCTCTCCATGGGCATGGCCTGCTTGAAGGATGACGTCTTCAGGGTTTTCATCAAAG AGAAGAAGGAGCACCGCCGTGACTTTCCAGTTCACGCCTTTCCACCGGGCGCCTttgtggcggcggcgggcccgCCCCCTCCACCACCTCACGTGGGGGCTGTGCACGCCGTGACGTGCGACGGCTGCGAGGGGCCGGTGGCGGGCGTCCGCTTCAAGTGCAGCGTGTGTCCCGACTACGACCTTTGCTCGGCTTGTCAGGTGCAAGGGAAGCACACCGAGCACCCCCTGCTGCCCATCTGGCACCCCCTGCAG GCACTGTTACCACGAGGAAAGCTGGTGAAGAAGATGCGCCACTGCAGCAAGAACCAGAAGTGTGCTAGAGGTGGCGCCCCCGCTG GCCTCAGCTTCCTGAAGAATGTGGGAGAGGAAGTGGCGGCCATGCTGAGCCCGCTTG GCATCGATGTGGACATCGACGTGGAGCACCAGGGCCAGAGGACCAAAGTGAGCAATCAGGATCAAGGGGACGTGGAGGTTGGCGGAGCTGAGGGCGACGCTCGGCCCAGAAAG GCTTCAGCCGACACCACCAAAGAGTTTGACGAAGAGTGGACTCATGTCACGTGCAAGGAAGTGGACCCTTCCAGTGGAGAACTGCAGTCCTTGCTGCAGAACGACAAACTGGACCACGACGAGAAACCGAATGGGGACCAGAACCCAAAGGGGGACCAGAATGTCAAGGGGAACCAGAAGCTGAATGTTCCTGTAGTGGTCCAGAAGGATCCGTCAGGCTTGAAGGTGGCGGCTCTGTACCCTCACCTTCCTCCAG aggCAGATCCCCGCTTGGTGGAGTCTCTGAGTCACATGTTGTCCATGGGGTTCACCGACGAGGGCGGCTGGCTGACCCGCCTCCTGCAGGCTAAAGATTTTGACATCGGTGCCGCCCTGGACGCCATCCAGTACGCCAAGAAGCCCCGCCCTCCCCCGCACTGA
- the sqstm1 gene encoding sequestosome-1 isoform X3: MSVTVKAYLLGKEESVREIRRFLVPRSEVQNFEHLCDKTCQMFSGLKKGAFNMYYKDCEEDLVAFSSDDELSMGMACLKDDVFRVFIKEKKEHRRDFPVHAFPPGAFVAAAGPPPPPPHVGAVHAVTCDGCEGPVAGVRFKCSVCPDYDLCSACQVQGKHTEHPLLPIWHPLQALLPRGKLVKKMRHCSKNQKCARGGAPAAGLSFLKNVGEEVAAMLSPLGIDVDIDVEHQGQRTKVSNQDQGDVEVGGAEGDARPRKASADTTKEFDEEWTHVTCKEVDPSSGELQSLLQNDKLDHDEKPNGDQNPKGDQNVKGNQKLNVPVVVQKDPSGLKVAALYPHLPPEADPRLVESLSHMLSMGFTDEGGWLTRLLQAKDFDIGAALDAIQYAKKPRPPPH; this comes from the exons ATGTCGGTGACGGTGAAGGCTTACCTTCTGGGGAAAGAGGAGTCGGTTCGGGAGATTCGTCGCTTCCTGGTGCCGCGTTCTGAGGTCCAAAACTTCGAACATCTGTGCGACAAAACTTGTCAGATGTTCTCCGGACTTAAGAAGGGTGCTTTCAACATGTACTATAAAG ACTGCGAAGAAGACCTGGTGGCCTTCTCCTCGGATGACGAGCTCTCCATGGGCATGGCCTGCTTGAAGGATGACGTCTTCAGGGTTTTCATCAAAG AGAAGAAGGAGCACCGCCGTGACTTTCCAGTTCACGCCTTTCCACCGGGCGCCTttgtggcggcggcgggcccgCCCCCTCCACCACCTCACGTGGGGGCTGTGCACGCCGTGACGTGCGACGGCTGCGAGGGGCCGGTGGCGGGCGTCCGCTTCAAGTGCAGCGTGTGTCCCGACTACGACCTTTGCTCGGCTTGTCAGGTGCAAGGGAAGCACACCGAGCACCCCCTGCTGCCCATCTGGCACCCCCTGCAG GCACTGTTACCACGAGGAAAGCTGGTGAAGAAGATGCGCCACTGCAGCAAGAACCAGAAGTGTGCTAGAGGTGGCGCCCCCGCTG CAGGCCTCAGCTTCCTGAAGAATGTGGGAGAGGAAGTGGCGGCCATGCTGAGCCCGCTTG GCATCGATGTGGACATCGACGTGGAGCACCAGGGCCAGAGGACCAAAGTGAGCAATCAGGATCAAGGGGACGTGGAGGTTGGCGGAGCTGAGGGCGACGCTCGGCCCAGAAAG GCTTCAGCCGACACCACCAAAGAGTTTGACGAAGAGTGGACTCATGTCACGTGCAAGGAAGTGGACCCTTCCAGTGGAGAACTGCAGTCCTTGCTGCAGAACGACAAACTGGACCACGACGAGAAACCGAATGGGGACCAGAACCCAAAGGGGGACCAGAATGTCAAGGGGAACCAGAAGCTGAATGTTCCTGTAGTGGTCCAGAAGGATCCGTCAGGCTTGAAGGTGGCGGCTCTGTACCCTCACCTTCCTCCAG aggCAGATCCCCGCTTGGTGGAGTCTCTGAGTCACATGTTGTCCATGGGGTTCACCGACGAGGGCGGCTGGCTGACCCGCCTCCTGCAGGCTAAAGATTTTGACATCGGTGCCGCCCTGGACGCCATCCAGTACGCCAAGAAGCCCCGCCCTCCCCCGCACTGA
- the sqstm1 gene encoding sequestosome-1 isoform X2, giving the protein MSVTVKAYLLGKEESVREIRRFLVPRSEVQNFEHLCDKTCQMFSGLKKGAFNMYYKDCEEDLVAFSSDDELSMGMACLKDDVFRVFIKEKKEHRRDFPVHAFPPGAFVAAAGPPPPPPHVGAVHAVTCDGCEGPVAGVRFKCSVCPDYDLCSACQVQGKHTEHPLLPIWHPLQALLPRGKLVKKMRHCSKNQKCARGGAPAGLSFLKNVGEEVAAMLSPLGEPRIDVDIDVEHQGQRTKVSNQDQGDVEVGGAEGDARPRKASADTTKEFDEEWTHVTCKEVDPSSGELQSLLQNDKLDHDEKPNGDQNPKGDQNVKGNQKLNVPVVVQKDPSGLKVAALYPHLPPEADPRLVESLSHMLSMGFTDEGGWLTRLLQAKDFDIGAALDAIQYAKKPRPPPH; this is encoded by the exons ATGTCGGTGACGGTGAAGGCTTACCTTCTGGGGAAAGAGGAGTCGGTTCGGGAGATTCGTCGCTTCCTGGTGCCGCGTTCTGAGGTCCAAAACTTCGAACATCTGTGCGACAAAACTTGTCAGATGTTCTCCGGACTTAAGAAGGGTGCTTTCAACATGTACTATAAAG ACTGCGAAGAAGACCTGGTGGCCTTCTCCTCGGATGACGAGCTCTCCATGGGCATGGCCTGCTTGAAGGATGACGTCTTCAGGGTTTTCATCAAAG AGAAGAAGGAGCACCGCCGTGACTTTCCAGTTCACGCCTTTCCACCGGGCGCCTttgtggcggcggcgggcccgCCCCCTCCACCACCTCACGTGGGGGCTGTGCACGCCGTGACGTGCGACGGCTGCGAGGGGCCGGTGGCGGGCGTCCGCTTCAAGTGCAGCGTGTGTCCCGACTACGACCTTTGCTCGGCTTGTCAGGTGCAAGGGAAGCACACCGAGCACCCCCTGCTGCCCATCTGGCACCCCCTGCAG GCACTGTTACCACGAGGAAAGCTGGTGAAGAAGATGCGCCACTGCAGCAAGAACCAGAAGTGTGCTAGAGGTGGCGCCCCCGCTG GCCTCAGCTTCCTGAAGAATGTGGGAGAGGAAGTGGCGGCCATGCTGAGCCCGCTTGGTGAGCCAC GCATCGATGTGGACATCGACGTGGAGCACCAGGGCCAGAGGACCAAAGTGAGCAATCAGGATCAAGGGGACGTGGAGGTTGGCGGAGCTGAGGGCGACGCTCGGCCCAGAAAG GCTTCAGCCGACACCACCAAAGAGTTTGACGAAGAGTGGACTCATGTCACGTGCAAGGAAGTGGACCCTTCCAGTGGAGAACTGCAGTCCTTGCTGCAGAACGACAAACTGGACCACGACGAGAAACCGAATGGGGACCAGAACCCAAAGGGGGACCAGAATGTCAAGGGGAACCAGAAGCTGAATGTTCCTGTAGTGGTCCAGAAGGATCCGTCAGGCTTGAAGGTGGCGGCTCTGTACCCTCACCTTCCTCCAG aggCAGATCCCCGCTTGGTGGAGTCTCTGAGTCACATGTTGTCCATGGGGTTCACCGACGAGGGCGGCTGGCTGACCCGCCTCCTGCAGGCTAAAGATTTTGACATCGGTGCCGCCCTGGACGCCATCCAGTACGCCAAGAAGCCCCGCCCTCCCCCGCACTGA
- the sqstm1 gene encoding sequestosome-1 isoform X1, whose product MSVTVKAYLLGKEESVREIRRFLVPRSEVQNFEHLCDKTCQMFSGLKKGAFNMYYKDCEEDLVAFSSDDELSMGMACLKDDVFRVFIKEKKEHRRDFPVHAFPPGAFVAAAGPPPPPPHVGAVHAVTCDGCEGPVAGVRFKCSVCPDYDLCSACQVQGKHTEHPLLPIWHPLQALLPRGKLVKKMRHCSKNQKCARGGAPAAGLSFLKNVGEEVAAMLSPLGEPRIDVDIDVEHQGQRTKVSNQDQGDVEVGGAEGDARPRKASADTTKEFDEEWTHVTCKEVDPSSGELQSLLQNDKLDHDEKPNGDQNPKGDQNVKGNQKLNVPVVVQKDPSGLKVAALYPHLPPEADPRLVESLSHMLSMGFTDEGGWLTRLLQAKDFDIGAALDAIQYAKKPRPPPH is encoded by the exons ATGTCGGTGACGGTGAAGGCTTACCTTCTGGGGAAAGAGGAGTCGGTTCGGGAGATTCGTCGCTTCCTGGTGCCGCGTTCTGAGGTCCAAAACTTCGAACATCTGTGCGACAAAACTTGTCAGATGTTCTCCGGACTTAAGAAGGGTGCTTTCAACATGTACTATAAAG ACTGCGAAGAAGACCTGGTGGCCTTCTCCTCGGATGACGAGCTCTCCATGGGCATGGCCTGCTTGAAGGATGACGTCTTCAGGGTTTTCATCAAAG AGAAGAAGGAGCACCGCCGTGACTTTCCAGTTCACGCCTTTCCACCGGGCGCCTttgtggcggcggcgggcccgCCCCCTCCACCACCTCACGTGGGGGCTGTGCACGCCGTGACGTGCGACGGCTGCGAGGGGCCGGTGGCGGGCGTCCGCTTCAAGTGCAGCGTGTGTCCCGACTACGACCTTTGCTCGGCTTGTCAGGTGCAAGGGAAGCACACCGAGCACCCCCTGCTGCCCATCTGGCACCCCCTGCAG GCACTGTTACCACGAGGAAAGCTGGTGAAGAAGATGCGCCACTGCAGCAAGAACCAGAAGTGTGCTAGAGGTGGCGCCCCCGCTG CAGGCCTCAGCTTCCTGAAGAATGTGGGAGAGGAAGTGGCGGCCATGCTGAGCCCGCTTGGTGAGCCAC GCATCGATGTGGACATCGACGTGGAGCACCAGGGCCAGAGGACCAAAGTGAGCAATCAGGATCAAGGGGACGTGGAGGTTGGCGGAGCTGAGGGCGACGCTCGGCCCAGAAAG GCTTCAGCCGACACCACCAAAGAGTTTGACGAAGAGTGGACTCATGTCACGTGCAAGGAAGTGGACCCTTCCAGTGGAGAACTGCAGTCCTTGCTGCAGAACGACAAACTGGACCACGACGAGAAACCGAATGGGGACCAGAACCCAAAGGGGGACCAGAATGTCAAGGGGAACCAGAAGCTGAATGTTCCTGTAGTGGTCCAGAAGGATCCGTCAGGCTTGAAGGTGGCGGCTCTGTACCCTCACCTTCCTCCAG aggCAGATCCCCGCTTGGTGGAGTCTCTGAGTCACATGTTGTCCATGGGGTTCACCGACGAGGGCGGCTGGCTGACCCGCCTCCTGCAGGCTAAAGATTTTGACATCGGTGCCGCCCTGGACGCCATCCAGTACGCCAAGAAGCCCCGCCCTCCCCCGCACTGA
- the rnf4 gene encoding RING finger protein 4, producing MWDAIVSMSLSNRAGILVNLPSLTSHCCTFNVTVSLRQRLMSAFDVPTETVRLRSPRRAEVTKPRREPTPAVQRKRRRVENSIVSSNPKPRRANRAAHAHRRSNANSAANRRARPRGRSASAPPADAETIDVMDNQENGVEEVVDLTSETAEASHVVDLTNNDSVLLVDEGPQSRRNTTGESYVVSSDDDDDTSPAVPRVDFLSSLRRQSSVGCTPGTISCPVCMDTYSEMVDSGRLVVSTKCGHVFCSQCLRDALRCSLTCPTCRKRLTPRQYHPLYI from the exons ATGTGGGATGCGATAGTTAGCATGAGCCTTAGCAATCGGGCGGGAATCCTTGTGAACTTGCCTTCCTTGACGTCCCACTGTTGCACTTTTAACGTGACAGTCTCATTACGTCAGCGACTGATGTCTGCTTTTGACGTTCCAACTGAAACTGTTCGGCTACGATCACCACGACGAGCAGAAGTGACGAAGCCGAGGAGAGAACCAACGCCGGCT GTGCAGAGGAAGAGACGGCGTGTGGAGAACTCGATCGTCTCCAGCAACCCTAAACCTCGCCGCGCTAACAGAGCGGCTCATGCTCACAGAAGGTCTAACGCTAATAGCGCGGCCAATAGAAGAGCCAGACCCCGAGGGAGGTCAGCGTCCGCCCCGCCCGCCGACGCCGAGACCATCGACGTGATGGACAACCAGGAGAACG GCGTTGAGGAGGTGGTGGACCTGACGTCCGAGACAGCGGAGGCCTCGCATGTTGTCGACCTCACCAACAATGACTCTGTGCTG CTGGTGGATGAAG GTCCTCAAAGCAGGAGGAACACCACGGGAGAAAGTTACGTCGTGAGcagcgacgacgacgacgataCCTCGCCTGCTGTTCCCCGTGTTGACTTCTTGTCCTCGCTGCGGAGGCAGAGCTCCGTCGG GTGTACACCTGGAACCATCAGCTGTCCGGTGTGTATGGACACCTACTCGGAG ATGGTGGACAGCGGGCGTCTGGTGGTGTCCACCAAGTGCGGTCACGTCTTCTGCAGCCAGTGCCTGCGAGACGCCCTGCGCTGCTCGCTCACGTGCCCCACGTGCCGCAAACGCCTCACGCCTCGCCAGTATCACCCCCTCTACATCTGA
- the selenot2 gene encoding selenoprotein T2 — protein sequence MAEYGQAGLLAALLLFTVLTLRDVYVGRSNPQQVLAGPEMELGKAARATMYSGPVLKFQYCISUGYSKVFQEYSRAIGQLYPDIRIEGQNYPPSPINKLLGSVVSYLKLASILLIVSGQNVFAMLGVNTPTFWTWTQDNKIFSCLMAFFLCNMMETHFLSTGAFEVTLNDVPIWSKLESGYVPNIQEVFHILHNHLNINRVDGAAGFTSH from the exons ATGGCCGAATACGGCCAGGCTGGGCTGCTAGCGGCACTTCTACTCTTCACGGTTCTGACGCTCCGCGACGTCTACGTAGGCAGGTCGAACCCGCAGCAGGTCTTAGCCGGGCCGGAGATGGAGCTCGGGAAGGCGGCCAGGGCGACCATGTATAGCGGCCCCGTGCTCAAGTTTCAGTACTG CATCTCCTGAGGCTACAGCAAAGTGTTCCAGGAGTACTCCAGGGCCATCGGGCAGTTGTACCCCGACATACGCATTGAGGGGCAAAactaccccccctcccccatcaaCAA ATTGTTGGGCAGCGTGGTGTCGTATCTGAAGCTGGCGTCCATCTTGTTGATCGTCAGCGGCCAGAACGTGTTTGCGATGCTCGGTGTGAACACACCCACATTTTGGACGTGGACCCAGGACAACAAG ATTTTCTCTTGTCTGATGGCCTTCTTCCTGTGCAACATGATGGAGACGCACTTCCTTTCCACTGGAGCTTTTGAGGTCACACTCAACG ACGTGCCCATCTGGTCCAAGCTGGAGTCTGGTTACGTTCCCAACATCCAGGAGGTCTTCCACATCCTCCACAACCACCTCAACATCAACCGGGTGGACGGCGCCGCCGGCTTCACCTCGCATTAG